The Polyangium mundeleinium genome contains the following window.
TGTGCCCGCATGGAGACGGGCGCGCTGCGCTGCTGGGGCAAGAACGAGTCCGGGCAGCTCGGGCTCGGCTCGACGAACAGCGTCGGCGACGAGCCGGGCGAAATGCCGCCGCCCGACGTGCTCCTGGGAGGGACAATCGCCATGGGCGGCGCCGGCGACGAGCACACCTGCGCGCTCTTGACGTCGGGCGCCGTGCGCTGCTGGGGGACGAACAAGCGATTTCAGCTCGGCCATCCGGACGTCGATGGAATCGGAGACGCCCCGGGGGAGATGCCGCCGCCCGACGTGGCGATCGGCGAGGGCACACCGACGGGGATCGGGTCGGGCCATCGATTCAATTGCGTTCGAACGGCGGAGGGCTCGCTGCGCTGCTGGGGCCACAACAGCGCAGGCCAATGTGGTAGCGGCGCGACGACGTACGTGGGCGACATGCCGGGCGAGCTGCCGCCTCCCGACGTCGCCGTGGGCGGAGCGTCGCCGGTGAGCGAGGTGGCGGCGGGGTATTCGCACGTCTGCGTCAGGCTCGAATCCGCGGCGATACGGTGCTGGGGCAAGGGCCAGAACGGCGCGCTCGGCTCGGGCTCGACCGACGACGTCGGCGACGACGAATCTCCGGCATCGATGGCCGACGTCACCGTATTTTGAGGAGCGGCGGCCATGCGCGGACGAACCCATACGAAAAACCATTGGCTCGGACATCTGGTCGTCATTCTCGCGAGCGTGCTCGTCGCCGGCTGCGGCGACGGCGCGGAGCCGACGGGCGACGCTGGTGCTCCCGACGCCGCCGTGGAGGAGCCTCGGCCCTTCGTGAAGACCACGGATCCGCCGCACGGCGCGGTGGCGGTCTACCCATTCGAGCTCTACCGCGACGACGCAGTCACGCTGCGGCGCAAGATCGTCCGCGTGACGTTCAGCGTGCCCATGGACACGAGCGTCGAGACCGCTTCAATCACCGGCTCGGGAGGCGCTTCGCGGACGGTTCCGGCGCAATGGTCCGAGGACGCGCGTGAGCTCGTTCTCGCGGTCGGTCCACCCGATCCTTCCGACGGAGGCTCGCTGCCATTCGATTACGAGTCGACGTACGCGGTGGACCTCGGCGCGCTGCGCAGCGCCTCGGGCGTGCTGCTCGACGACACGCACGATGGGCTCGATGCAGGCCGGCTCGTGTTCTCGACGGCGGCAAAGGACGCGCTCCTCGAACACGCTTGCGGGCATACGTTCGAGGAGCCCCACGCAAACATCGTCGCCACCGAGACGCCTGCGTCCGCGCCCGCGGTAGGGACGACGCACAAGCTGTACGTGGTTCACCTGCCGTCGTCGGGGATGGCTGGATCCTACGCGGGGCACGCGTCGCAGAAGGTCCCTCTCGCAGGCAATACCATCGACGCGTACACGTATACGTTCTTCCTGAGCGCCGACGTCGGGCTCGGGATCGTCGACGTCGGCTCGGCCGAGGACGTCCCGGTGAGCGTGCGCGAGGCGCCGCCCGTGTGCGCGCGCATCCGGAACGCGCGGGCGGCCGTGCTCGGCGAGGATCACGAATACTCGCTGCGCTTCTCCGCCGGGGGCGAGCCGACCTTCGAGGTCATCTTCGAGCGCGAGATCGTGGTGCCATGACGCGCTCGCGCACGAAAGGAACGGTTGAAATGGCGACGATCACGCGACGCTCGTCGCGGCGCCGCGGCGCGTACCTCTTCGCGGGGCTGTCGGCGCTGCTCTGTCCGCATGCAGCCTCGGCCGACCTGCCTCCGGATTGCAAAGAGCTCGGCCCCGCGCTCGTGGGGCATTCGTGCTTCCACGCCGAGCATGGCCCCTACGAGGCCGTCGAAGCCGCGCCGGGGCTCACCGAAATCGCCTCGGCGCCGGACGTGGACGACGTGCACACCCTCTACGAGATCACGCTGCCCACGCCGCTCGAAGCGAATACGGTGACGTACCGCGTGGCCGACGAGAGCCGCGCCGGCCCGTGGGCGTTCTTCTCGGACCCCGACGTCACGCTGCGCGTCTTCGATCCGGCGGGCAACGAGCTCGCGCCGCTCCTGCTCCACGATATCACCCCCTGCGGGCCCCTCGAACGCACGGCGGTTTACGAGCTCGATTTCGTCCGCTATCGGGTGGTGCTCGGCCCGTCCTCCAGGGCCAAAGCCCCGCTCGTCATCGAGAGCGTGGAGGATTTCGTCACGTTCAACGGGCGCGACGTCGACGGCGACGGATTTGGCGATCCGAGCGATACGGTGGTGACGATGTGCGCCCCGCCCGAAGGATACGCGCCGAACGACAACGATTGCGACGACGCGAATCCCTCGATTCACCCCGGCGCGACCGAGGTCTGTGAAGGGGTCGATACGAACTGCAACGGCGTCCCCGACGACGTCGGCCTCCCTTGTGACGCGGGCGCTGGCGCTTGCAAGGCGAGCGGGACGTACGCCTGCGAGGAAGACGGCGCGCCGGTCGTATGCTCGGCCGTACCGAAAGAGCCCTCCACCGAGTTGTGCGACGGCGTCGACGAAGATTGCGACGGCGTGCCGGACGGAGACGAAGAAGAGATATGCAATGGCGACGCTGGCGGGGCGCGGTGCGTCTCGGTGCTGGGCTCGTCCCATTGCGGCTGCGCGACCGACGCCGATTGCACGGAGGGCTCCCATTGCGACGCTGCACAGGCGCGCTGCGCGGCGGACGTTGCCCTCGACGGAGACCGAGAGGTCGAATCCGGCTGCGGTTGTCGCGTGGGCGCGCAGGACGGCGAGGGAGCTCGCTTCGCTCTGGCCGCGCTGGCGCTCTCGATGGCGCGGCGCCGTCGCCGCTCATCGGCCGCGCCCTCGCGGCTCGCGCTCGTCGCGGCGCTCCTCCTGCTCGCCGGATGCGGCAGCCACGTGGTGGTCGAGCAGGGCGAGAAGGCTTGTGTTCCTCGCCTGGGCGAGCTCCCCGTGGCCCACGCTTGCAGCCACGTCGAGCACGGCGAGCCGACGGACGTCGTGGCGGCGAAAGACGATGCGGCGGCGCTGCCGAGCGTCGACGACGTCCACGATGCATTTCGCGTGGCGCTGCCGTCGCAGGGGGGCGAGAGCTCGGGCGTCGTCGGCTATCTGGCGACGCGCGACGGCGAGCACGCCATCTTCGTGCATCCTGCGGTCCCCTTGCGCGTCGAGCGGGCCGCGAGCGGCGAGACGTTGCCGATCGTCGAGACGACGACGCCGACCTCGTGCGCGTTTTTTTCCGAGGCCCCGGTGGTCGATCTCCGGAAGGACGAGCAGCACCGCGTGTATTTCGGTCCCACGGACGCGGCGAAAGTAGAGCTCTTCATCGAGCACCTCGGCTCCTTCGCGGACGAGGCATGGGCCGTCCGCTGCCCCAGCTCCTCCGGACCATGAGCTCCAAGGAGGAGCACGCGGGGTGCTCCCGCCGCGGCGAGCGACATCGCCAGGCTTGGCGCTGCGGCGCAAGAAATCCACGATCTCTGCGTCGTGGCAAACCGCTTGATGTTCCAGCTCTTCGAGCGGCGAGGCGCTCCCGAGCCGCTCACCTCCGCGTTTCGCCCGCGCGACGTGCGCGATCGAGCGCGACCGCCGTCACGACGATCCCGCCGGTCACGATGTCCTGCACCCAGTTGTCGATCCCGAGGTAGGTCGATCCCGTACGGATCACGGTCATGAGGAGCGCGCCAAAGAGCGCGCCCGCGACCGAGCCTTCGCCGCCCGCAAGCGAGCCGCCGCCAATCACCACAGCCGCAATCACCTCGAGCTCGAGACCCACCGAGTCCGTCGGATCGCCGACCGTGAGCGTCGAGAACTCCATGACGCCCGCGAGCCCGGCGAAGAGCCCCGCGAGCCCGTAGACGAGCCATTTCACGCGCTCGACGCGCACGCCGCAGAGCCGCGCCGTGGCCTCGTTCGACCCAATGGCCACGATGTGCCGCCCGCCCTTCGTGTACACGAGCATCGCCGCCACGAGCCCCGACGTGGCCAGCATGATCCACACGCCCGGCGGAAACAGGGCCCAGCCATACCCAGGCGGGAGCGGCGCGACGAGGGCGTCGAGGCCCGAGGAGGGCGCGTCGATCTTCTGCTCGTCCGCGAGCCCCTTCGCGAGGCCCCGGAGCGCCCGCATCGTGCCGAGCGTGACGATGAACGGCGTGATCCGCAGCGTCGTGACGAGCGCGCCGTTCACGAGCCCCGCCAGAAGGCCACTCGCCATGGCAGCCGCAGCGGCGAGGATCGCAGGCGCGCCCGCGCGCATGCAAAGCGCGCAGACGACCGTGGAGAGCGCGACGTTCGAGCCGACCGAGAGATCGATCCCGCCGAGCAGCATCACGAGCGTCATGCCACTCGCCGCGATGCCCACGACCACGGTCTGGCCGGCCATCGTCGTGAGGTTCTCCGCCCGGGTGAACGAGCCAGGCGCGACGCTCGCGAAGATCACGTAGACGACGACGACGGCCACGAGGGGGCCGAGAAACGGGTACTTACGCAAGTACTTCATGAGGCCCCTGCCTGCTCCAGCATCACCGCGCGGACGTCGAGCTCACCCACCGGCCGCGCCGGGCCAAGCTCGCCCTTGTGCATGACCGCGATGCGGTCCGCGATCCCCACGAGCTCCTCGGCCGAGCTCGACACCACGAGGACGGCCTTGTTCGATTCGCACGCGAGCCTGTCGATGAGCGTGTAGATCGCGGCGCGGGCGCCCACGTCCACGCCACGCGTGGGCTCGTCGAGCAGGAGCACGTCGACGTCGTGGTAGAGCAGCCGCGCGAGCGCGACCTTCTGCTGGTTGCCGCCCGAGAGCGATCCGACGGGCGCGTCGGGCCCAGCGCAAACGACGCCGAGTTTCTCGATGAACCGCGCGGCCGCCGCGCGCATCCGCGCAGGCACGACGAACCCGAGCGGTCCGAGGCCCGAGAGTCGCGAGAGCGTGACGTTGTCCGCGATCGTGAGCCCGAGCGCGAGGCCTTCGCCGCCACGATCCTCGCTGAGCAGGCCCACGCCCTGCGCGAGCCGGGCCGCAGGCGAAGCCGGGCCCACGTACGCGCCCACGCGCACCTCGCCGCGGCGCACACGATCGAGGCCGAAGATCGCGCGCAAAAGCTCGGTGCGGCCGGAGCCGACGAGGCCAGCGATGCCGAGCACCTCGCCGCGGCGAAGCACGAGGCTCGCGCGCACGGGCAACCCCGCGCCGGCGAGATCCTGCGTCGAGAGGACGACGTCACCGGGGACACGCGGCGATCGTGGATAGAGGTCCTCGATGGATCGACCGGCCATCATGGTCACGATGTCCGCAGGCGTGGCCTCGGCGACGCGCCCGGTCCCGGCCGTGCGGCCGTCGCGGATCACCGTGAAGCGGTCGGCGATGCGGCGGATCTCGTCGAGGTGGTGCGAGATGTACACGATGGCGAGGCCAGCCTCGCGCAGGCGGGAGACCACGGCGAAGAGGGCTTCGACGTCGTCGGCGCCGAGGCTCGACGTGGGCTCGTCGAGCAGGAGCAAGCGGCAACGAGGCTCGGTGATGGCGCGGGCGATCTCCACGAGTTGCCGCTCCCCCGGGCCGAGGTCCCGCACGAGCACGTCCGGCCGCAGGCGATGTTTCTTCGCGCCCGAAGGATCGATCGCGAGGAGCGCGCGCGCCGCGATCGCCCGTGCTTCCTCGCGCTTGAGCACGCCGAGCCGCGTGGGCTCGCCGCCGAGCAGGACGTTCTCCTCCACGGTCATGTGCGGGCAAAGCGCGCGCTCCTGGCTGACGAGGCGCACGCCGGCCGCGCGCGCGGCGGCGGGATCTTTCGGAGCGAACGGCGCGCCGTCGAGCGTGAGGCGCCCGCCGTCCGGCCGCACCGCGCCGGCCAGGATCTTCACGAGCGTGCTCTTCCCTGCCCCGTTCTCGCCGAGCAGCGCGTGCACCTCCCCGGCGCGGACCTCGAGATCCACGCCGGCGAGCGCGATCGTCGCGCCGTACGCCTTGGTCACGCCGCGCGCGGCGACGCCGGTCACTTCCCGAGCCACGGCGCGAGATCGGGCGCGACGATCGCCTTCGTCTCGGGCTTGTCGAGGCTCGCCTTGTCGACGACCACCGCGCCCGTATCGATGCGCGGCGCGACGGGCTTGCCCGCGAGGACCTCGGCCATCACGCGCACCGCCTCGTAGCCGATCTTGAAGGGATCCTGGACGACGAGCGCGTCCACGTGCCCATCCCGAAGCGCGCCGACGAGCTTCTCCGACGCGTCGAACCCGACGAACTTGATCTTCCCGGCGAGCCCCGCCTTCCGCAGCGCGAGCAGCATCCCGAACGTGGTCGATTCGTTGGGACAGAAAACACCGTCCACGCCGCCGCTGCCGGCGTTCTGCGCGGCGAGCAGGCTCTCGGCCTTCTCGAAGGCGCTCTCCGTGGTGGCGCCGCCGTACTGGTTGTCGCTCACGATCTTGATCTCGGGCATCTTCCGGATGGCCTCCAGAAACCCCTCCTCGCGCTTCTGCGTGCTCGCCGAGCCCTCCTGGTAGCGGAGCACCGCGATCTTGCCCTTCTGCCCGAGCAGCGCAGCGAGCTTCTCGCCGGCGAGCCGGCCAGCCGCGAGGTTGTCGGTCGCGACGAAGCTCTTGTGGGCGCTCCCCGCGAGATCCGAGTCGAAGATCACGACGGGGATGTTCGCCTTCACGGCGCCCTCGACCGGCTTTTCGAGGGCCTTGTCGTTGAGCGGCGCGAGCACGATGCCGCTTACGCCCTGGGCGACGAAGCTCTGCACGACGTCGATCTGGCCCTTGAGGTCGTCCTCCGCGAGCGGGCCCTTCCACACGATCTCCACGCCGATCTCGCGCGAAGCCTTCACGGCGCCCGCGTGCACGGCCTTCCAGAACTCGTGCGTCGTGCCCTTGGGGATGACGGCGATCTTGGTCGCGCCTCCCTCCTTGCTTCGATTGCACGAGAGCAGGAGCAGCGCGGCGACGAGCGTGAGGGCGAAACGAAGGGTCCGGCCAAACATGGGCGCCGAGTATAATCGGCCAGGATGCAAGACCGTCACTATCTCGGGATCGACGTGGGCACGGGCAGCGTACGCGCCGCCCTCTTCGACGGCCAAGGACGCAAGCTCGGGATCGGTGTACGACCGATCTCGCTGCATCGCCCCGCGCCGGACTTCGTCGAGCAGTCGTCCGACGAGATCTGGACGGCCGCGTGCGAGGCCACGCGAAGCGCGCTCCGCGAGGCGGGTGATCGCCCTGAATTCGTGGTCGGCGTGGGGTTCGACGCGACGTGCTCGCTCGTGCTGCTCGACGAGGGCGATCGACCCGTGACCGTGAGCCCCACGGGCGACGATCGGTGGAACGTGATCGTGTGGATGGATCACCGCGCGATCGAGGAGGCCGCGCGCATCAACGCAGGGGGCCACGAGGTCCTGCGCTACGTGGGCGGCGTGATCTCGCCGGAGATGCAGACGCCGAAGCTGCTCTGGCTCCGGGCGCACCTCGGCGCGAGCTACAAGCGCGCCGCGCGTTTCCTGGATCTGCCGGATTTTTTGGCCTATCGCGCGACCGGGAGCGACGTGCGTTCGCTCTGCACGACGGTGTGCAAGTGGACCTACCTCGGGCACGAGCCGGGCGCAGACGGGAGCATCGGGCGCTGGGACAGCTCGTATTTCAGGTCGATCGGCCTCGGCGATCTCGTCGACGAGGGGTTTGCCCGCATCGGCAAACGCGTGCGGCCCATGGGCGAGCGCGCCGGAGGGTTGACCGAGCGCGCCGCGGCCGAGCTGGGCCTCCGCGCAGGGACGGCCGTGGCGGTGCCGATCATCGACGCGCACGCCGGCGGGCTCGGGTTGCTTGGGATACCAACGAAGGGCGCGACGCCCGACGAGGCCGCGATGGAGGAGCGGCTCGCCCTCATCGGCGGGACATCGACGTGCCACATGGCGTCGTCCCGCGAAGCGCGCTTCGTGCCGGGCGTGTGGGGCCCCTACAACTCGGCCATGATCCCGGGCCTCTGGCTCACGGAGGGCGGGCAAAGCGCGACGGGCGCGTTGATCGATCACGTCGTGCATGCGCACGCGCGGGGGCCCGAGCTCGCGGAGGAAGCGCGTCGGCGCGGGACGACGGTGTACGCGCTGCTCAACGAGCGGCTCGACGCGCTCGCCGCGAACCACGCGTTCCCGGCAGCCATCACGCGCGACGTGCACGTGCTGCCGGACCACCACGGCAACCGCTCCCCGCGGGCCGATCCGACGCTCAAGGGCATGGTGAGCGGGCTCGGGCTCGCGGACGACGTCGACGCGCTCGCGGTCCTGTACCTCGCGTCGATCCAGGCGCTCGCGCACGGGACGCGGCACATCCTCGCGGCGATGAACCAGGCGGGCTACCGGATCGAGGCGCTCTACGCGACGGGCGGGGACACGAAGAACCCGGTCTTCGTGCGGGAACACGCGGACGTGACGGGCTGCCGCGTGATCCTGCCCCGCGAGCCCGAGGCGGTCCTGCTCGGCGCGGCGATCCTCGGCGCCGTGGCCTCGGGCGATCAGCCGACGGTGCTCGCGGCGATGGGCGCGATGAGCGAGGCGGGCGCGGTCGTCACGCCCACGGGCGGCGAGGTCGCGCGTTTCCACGACCGGAAACACCGGGTCTTTTTGCGAATGTACGAAGATCAGATGGCGTATCGCGCGCTCATGCGCGAAAACGCGTGACGAGAACATCGATCGGTTTGACAACCGCTCGATGTTCTCGCTCTTTTGTCCCGAGGGAGACGCCTCGCGTCCCCCTCTCGCCCGGGCAAAGCCCGGTCGATTCACCCCCCGAGGCGAGCTCGCTTCGCGATCTCGCAGAGCGCCGAACGGGTCGGCGCTCTAGATGGCAGGGAACGGAATGGATTGGCGTGAGCGTTTCGCGGACAAGGTCACGACAGCCGAAGGCGCCATCCGAGCGATCCCGCCGGGGCGCCGCATCCTCATCGGCTCGGGCGCGGCGGAGCCGGCGCGGCTCGTCGAGGCGATGACCGAACAAGGGACGCACCTCGAAGGCAACGAGATCGTCCACCTGCTCACGCTCGGCCCCGCGCCGTACGTGAAGCCGGGCCTCGAAAAACGCTTCCGTCACACGGCATTTTTCATCGGCGCGAACGTGCGCGACGCGGTGGCCGAGGGGCGCGCCGACTTCATGCCGGTGTTCCTGTCGGAGATCCCGCAGCTCATCTGCTCGGGCCGCGTGAAGATCGACGTCGCGCTCGTGCAGGTCTCGCCGCCGGACGAGCACGGCTACGTGAGCCTCGGCGTCTCGGTGGACATCGTGCGCGCCGCGATCGACACGGCCGATCTCGTGCTCGCCGAGGTGAACCCGCGCATGCCGCGGACCCACGGGGACTCGTTCCTGCACGTGGATCGGATCGCCCACCTCGTGCCCGTCGACGACGAGCTGCCGGAGCGCCAGGCGGAGCCGCTCGACGATGTCGACCGGGCGATCGGCCGCCACGTGGCGAGCCTGGTGCCGGACGGCGCGACGTTGCAGATGGGCATCGGCAAGATCCCGGACGCGGCGCTCGCGGCGCTCGACGGGCACCACGATCTCGGCATCCACACGGAGATGTTCTCCGACGGCGTGATGCAGCTCGTGCAACAAGGCGTGATCACCTGTCGCAAGAAGACGCTCTTGCCGGGGAAGATCGTGACCTCGTTCGTGATGGGCAGCCACGCGCTCTACCGCTGGGTGCACGACAACCCCTTCGTGGAGATGCGCTCGTCGAGCTTCACGAACGACCCGTTCACCATCGCGCGCAACGATCAGATGATCGCGATCAACGCGGCCCTGGCGATCGATCTGACGGGCCAGGTCGCGGCCGACACGCTCGCGGGGCGGTTCTTCTCGGGCATCGGCGGCCAGGTGGATTTCATCCGCGGAGCTGCGCGGAGCCGCGGGGGCAAGCCGATCATCGCGATGCGCTCGACGGCGAAAAAAGGCGCCGTGAGCCGCATCGCGGCGACGCTGGAGGCCGGCGCGGGCATCGTGACGAGCCGCGGCGACGTCCATTACGTGGTGACCGAGCACGGCATCGCGGATCTTTGGGGCAAAAACATTCGCCAGCGTGCGCTCGCGCTCATCGACATCGCGCATCCAGACCACCGCGCGGATCTGCTCGCGGCCGCGAGGCAACGTCGCTACGTTTTCCTGGATCCCGCCTGATTTCTCTCGAAGCGCTTGGGGGCTACGCTCGGACGAGCCGAGCTGCGCCTCCAAACCCCCCGCTGGCGAGGCGCCGCCCTCTGGAATTTGGCCCGCCTCCGGCGGCACGACTAGGCTCGGCGCACTTCCTGCTCCGCAGGGGATCACATGCGTGGAACAAGGCGAGCCATTCGTATTGCGGTGCTCTTCGCCGCGCTCGGGACGATGTCCGGGACGATCGACGTGGCCTCTGCGGGCCAGGTCCGCGGCCCCATCGACAGCGACGGCGACGGCATTTCGGACATGTCCGACAACTGCCCGCAGGTCGCGAATCCGTCGCAATCCGATTGCGACGGCGACGGGAGCGGCGACGCGTGCGACGCGGCGAGCGTGATTTCCGAGCAAAAGGTGAACGTCACGCCCGACATGGAGAGCTGCCTGCAGTACAAGTTCCACGGCTGCGCCGGGTCGAAGCGGGCGATGGTGCAATACCAGTGTCTCGCGCGCGGGACGTCCTGGACCGAGAATCGCTGGTGCACGAGCGGGCAGGTGCAGCGGAGCAACACGTCGAACTTCCAGACGTGGGAGTATTACCTCCGCAACGTGCCGTGGCCCTCGTGCGCGGAGTGAAGGCTCGGATCAGAGCCCGGGGACGATATCCTCAGGCTTGATCCCTTGCATGAACCAGCCGCCCATGGCGCCGCCGAACGCGCCGGGCTCGGGGCTCGCGTTTTCCATGTTGTGAAGGCCCTCGATGGGGCAGCCGAGGCCGGCCGCGCCGAGGTCGACGCCGAGGCGGAAATCGTTATCGTCGGGCGAGGGGAACGCCGGATCGAGGATCACGTTGCCATCCTTGCCGAGGACGACACGTTCGCCGACCTCGTCCACGTCGAAGAAGACGTTGCAACGAATACGCCCGGTCTGGACGGCCTCGTGATCGACGCCGAAGCTCGACTTGACGACGATGTTGTTGAGGATGTCGAGGTACGCGGCCTGGCTGCCGATGGAGAGCTGGGGGTTGTCGTAAAAGACGTTGTTCGCGAGGAGCGCGTAATCCTGCAGGTGATTGCCGGCGAAGGCCACGCGGTTGCCGAGGAAGAGGTTGTTGTGGACGATGCCGCGGGCGTGGAAATAGAGCATCACGCCGATGTCGTTGCCCTCGATGATGTTCTGCGTGACCTGGATGCTCGTCTCGGCGCAGGGGCCGGGCTCCCCGAACGTGTCGGCGGACGAGCCGTGGCCATCGCCGTAGATCGCGGCGCGATACCAATCGCCGGAGCATGCGAAGGGATCGTCAGGCTGCCCGCAGCCCTCGCCTTGCCCCACGTTGCGTAGGGTGAAGCCGCGGACGACGACGTCCTCGGCGCCCGTGAAATCGATGAGGTTCTGCAGAAGGCCGTCGCCGTCGAGGATGGTCTGAAACGCGCCCGCACCGACGAGGCGAACGCCTGAGCGCAGGCGAAGGTGCTCGTGATACGTGCCCGGGTGGACGTACACGCGATCGCCGGGCGCGGCGGCGTCGATCGCGGCCTGGATCGTGGCGAACGCGGTCGGGACTTCGAGGACCTCGGGCACCCCCTTGCCGATCGGCGGCAAGCAATACGAGGACGCGCCATGCGACTCGAAGAGGGTGCCCTGGGTGCCGAGGACGGAGAACGAGAGGGCGCCGGCCTGCGCGAGCGGGAGGGTGATCGAGCTCTTGTCCGCGGAGACCGGGAGGATCTCTTCGACGGCGGGTTGGTCCGGGAAGAGGCGGACGATATCGAGGACGCCGTCGTGACCGTGGAGGAGGTCGGCGATGGGGAGGGTGATTTCGGTGAGGGGCTCGGGGCCGGGCGGATTCGGCACGGGCCCGGGGCCATCGCCGGGGGACACGCCCCCGGTGCCGCCGGGGTCACAAGCGGCGGAGGCGAGCGCGAGAGAAGTGAGGAGGATGAGGAAGGAAGTACGAGAAGAAGGAAGCATGCGGTCAGGATAACACGAGGGGCTGAGGCGGAGCTCCTCGCCGTCGTCCCCGCCCCCTCCCAGGTTATCCTCCCCCTCGTGCACGACCTCACCGGCCTGCTCCGCAACGGCATCGGCGTCGGCATCCCCGTCCTCGTCGGCGTGGCGTTTGCCCTCGCGTCGTTCCGTGAATCCAAGCGCGTCCAGCGCGAAAACGAGCGGCGCGCCAAGGTCGGCAACGAAGTCCGCGTGCCCGGCGATCTCAGCCCGGGCTTCGCGCGTCTCCGCGTCCGCGTCATCGACGCCGGCAGCGCTGCGCGCGTCAACCTGGGCACTTCCGTCGAGTCTGCCGAGGACCTCTCGGGCGCACCCGAGCTCGAAACCGTGGACGTCCTCCTCGCCGACGACAGCGGCCGCACGTTTCGACTGCCCGCCGGCCATCGCCTCAAGGTCTACGCCTTCGGCGGCGCGCGCCGCCATCTGACCGAGTCGGTCACCACCGAGGACGGGGGCGTCCATCAGCGCTTCTCCTTCGAGGTCGGCCCCGCGCAAAGCTTCGTCCTCGCCTGCAAGCTCCCCGAAGCCTCGGCCGGCAACCATCCCTTTCGGCAGGCCGACGACGCGGCGGTGCTGCTCCCGGTGGGGGATCGATTCGAGATCAACCCTCCGCCGGAAAAGGCGCAGACGAGCGACGTCGGCTGCATCGTGGTTCCGTGCCTCGTCGTAGGCGTCGTCGCCGCGACGGTCCCTGAGCACACGGGATGGCGCGTCGCCGGATGGGTCGTTTGGCTGATGTGTGTGCTGCTCGGGCTCGTCGGACGCTCGGTCGCGAACGACACCCTGCCGAAGGCGTAGAGGCGGGGATATCAGCAGGGGGCTGAGAAGCGCAGCGAGCGCCTCGAAGCTAGGGAGGGCGACGCAGGAATACTCCCGTATTCCGAGGAGCCCGACCGACGATTCGAGGCGCGCAGCAAGCTTATCAGCCCCCTGCTATTCGCCGCCCGGCGCGGGGGCCGGATTGGCGGCGGGCGACTCTTCGTCGTCGTTCGAGTTGCCGAACTTGAACGTATTGCGCGCCCAGACCGAGAGATCGTCGAAGAGCGAGTACGCGACCGGCGTCGCGAGGAGGGTGAGCAGGAGCGCGAGCGACTGGCCGCCGATGATGACGAAGCCCGTCGCGCGGTTCGTGCCCGCGCCCGCGCCGCTGGAGGCGACGAGCGGGACCATGCCGGCCACGAATGCCGCCGTCGTCATGAGGATCGGGCGGAGACGATCCTTGTTCGCGAGCAGGATCGCTTCGAGCCTCGGCAGGCCCTCTTCCCGCAGCTTGAGCGTGTGATCGATCTGGAGAATCGAGTTCTTCTTCACGACGCCGAAGAGCACGAGGATGCCCAGCATCGAGAAGATGTTCAGCGATTGCTTGAAGATGATCACGCTCAGGATCGCGAACGGCACCGTCAGCGGGAGGCTCAGCAGAATCGTGATCGGGTGCAGCCACGACTCGAACTGCGCTGCGAGCACGAGGTACATGAAGATGAACGAGAGCAGGAAGGCGAGGCCGAAGTTCTTCGCGGCGCGGCCGAGCTCGCGGGAGCGGCCCGTCGCGCTCGCGCTGTAGCCGGGCTCCATCCCGAGGTCCTTCGCGGCCTTGTCGAGCGCCTCGATGACCGTGCGCTCCGAGAAGCCCTTCTGCAGGTTGCACATGATCATGACCTGCCGCTGCCGGTTGTAG
Protein-coding sequences here:
- a CDS encoding Ig-like domain-containing protein encodes the protein MRGRTHTKNHWLGHLVVILASVLVAGCGDGAEPTGDAGAPDAAVEEPRPFVKTTDPPHGAVAVYPFELYRDDAVTLRRKIVRVTFSVPMDTSVETASITGSGGASRTVPAQWSEDARELVLAVGPPDPSDGGSLPFDYESTYAVDLGALRSASGVLLDDTHDGLDAGRLVFSTAAKDALLEHACGHTFEEPHANIVATETPASAPAVGTTHKLYVVHLPSSGMAGSYAGHASQKVPLAGNTIDAYTYTFFLSADVGLGIVDVGSAEDVPVSVREAPPVCARIRNARAAVLGEDHEYSLRFSAGGEPTFEVIFEREIVVP
- a CDS encoding putative metal-binding motif-containing protein, producing the protein MATITRRSSRRRGAYLFAGLSALLCPHAASADLPPDCKELGPALVGHSCFHAEHGPYEAVEAAPGLTEIASAPDVDDVHTLYEITLPTPLEANTVTYRVADESRAGPWAFFSDPDVTLRVFDPAGNELAPLLLHDITPCGPLERTAVYELDFVRYRVVLGPSSRAKAPLVIESVEDFVTFNGRDVDGDGFGDPSDTVVTMCAPPEGYAPNDNDCDDANPSIHPGATEVCEGVDTNCNGVPDDVGLPCDAGAGACKASGTYACEEDGAPVVCSAVPKEPSTELCDGVDEDCDGVPDGDEEEICNGDAGGARCVSVLGSSHCGCATDADCTEGSHCDAAQARCAADVALDGDREVESGCGCRVGAQDGEGARFALAALALSMARRRRRSSAAPSRLALVAALLLLAGCGSHVVVEQGEKACVPRLGELPVAHACSHVEHGEPTDVVAAKDDAAALPSVDDVHDAFRVALPSQGGESSGVVGYLATRDGEHAIFVHPAVPLRVERAASGETLPIVETTTPTSCAFFSEAPVVDLRKDEQHRVYFGPTDAAKVELFIEHLGSFADEAWAVRCPSSSGP
- a CDS encoding ABC transporter permease, whose translation is MKYLRKYPFLGPLVAVVVVYVIFASVAPGSFTRAENLTTMAGQTVVVGIAASGMTLVMLLGGIDLSVGSNVALSTVVCALCMRAGAPAILAAAAAMASGLLAGLVNGALVTTLRITPFIVTLGTMRALRGLAKGLADEQKIDAPSSGLDALVAPLPPGYGWALFPPGVWIMLATSGLVAAMLVYTKGGRHIVAIGSNEATARLCGVRVERVKWLVYGLAGLFAGLAGVMEFSTLTVGDPTDSVGLELEVIAAVVIGGGSLAGGEGSVAGALFGALLMTVIRTGSTYLGIDNWVQDIVTGGIVVTAVALDRARRAGETRR
- a CDS encoding sugar ABC transporter ATP-binding protein; translation: MAREVTGVAARGVTKAYGATIALAGVDLEVRAGEVHALLGENGAGKSTLVKILAGAVRPDGGRLTLDGAPFAPKDPAAARAAGVRLVSQERALCPHMTVEENVLLGGEPTRLGVLKREEARAIAARALLAIDPSGAKKHRLRPDVLVRDLGPGERQLVEIARAITEPRCRLLLLDEPTSSLGADDVEALFAVVSRLREAGLAIVYISHHLDEIRRIADRFTVIRDGRTAGTGRVAEATPADIVTMMAGRSIEDLYPRSPRVPGDVVLSTQDLAGAGLPVRASLVLRRGEVLGIAGLVGSGRTELLRAIFGLDRVRRGEVRVGAYVGPASPAARLAQGVGLLSEDRGGEGLALGLTIADNVTLSRLSGLGPLGFVVPARMRAAAARFIEKLGVVCAGPDAPVGSLSGGNQQKVALARLLYHDVDVLLLDEPTRGVDVGARAAIYTLIDRLACESNKAVLVVSSSAEELVGIADRIAVMHKGELGPARPVGELDVRAVMLEQAGAS
- a CDS encoding ABC transporter substrate-binding protein, with product MFGRTLRFALTLVAALLLLSCNRSKEGGATKIAVIPKGTTHEFWKAVHAGAVKASREIGVEIVWKGPLAEDDLKGQIDVVQSFVAQGVSGIVLAPLNDKALEKPVEGAVKANIPVVIFDSDLAGSAHKSFVATDNLAAGRLAGEKLAALLGQKGKIAVLRYQEGSASTQKREEGFLEAIRKMPEIKIVSDNQYGGATTESAFEKAESLLAAQNAGSGGVDGVFCPNESTTFGMLLALRKAGLAGKIKFVGFDASEKLVGALRDGHVDALVVQDPFKIGYEAVRVMAEVLAGKPVAPRIDTGAVVVDKASLDKPETKAIVAPDLAPWLGK